A stretch of the Pseudomonas sp. ACM7 genome encodes the following:
- a CDS encoding aliphatic sulfonate ABC transporter substrate-binding protein, whose product MKTTFRFPHVRSLLSACALALSLLPLAQAAEAPPAEVHLDYAYYSPVSLVLKHFGFLEKALPQTKVSWVLSQGSNRSLEYLNSGGVDFASSASLAAVLSRANGSPIKSVYVYSRAEWTALVVRKDSPYKTVADLKGKKIAATKGTDPYLFTLRSLQQAGLGKDDVELVHLQHPDGRTALEKGDIDAWAGLDPHMAASQVQAGSRLLYRNTHFNSYGVVSVTDSYAKEHPHTIDTVLNAYEQAREWAVKNPEELAKLLAGESGLPLEVAKLQLSRTDLSSPQLTAKDVIASKAAAPILVSEELVRRGVNVDQVIDQLIDIGFKETVARVGAVE is encoded by the coding sequence ATGAAAACCACCTTCCGTTTTCCCCACGTCAGGTCTCTGCTCAGCGCTTGCGCCCTGGCGCTGAGCCTGCTACCGCTTGCCCAGGCCGCTGAAGCGCCACCGGCCGAAGTGCATCTGGATTACGCCTATTACTCGCCCGTGAGCCTGGTGCTCAAACACTTCGGCTTTCTGGAAAAAGCCCTGCCACAGACCAAGGTCAGCTGGGTGCTGAGCCAGGGCAGCAACCGCTCGCTGGAATACCTCAACAGCGGCGGCGTCGACTTCGCCTCCTCCGCCAGCCTCGCCGCCGTGCTGAGCCGCGCCAATGGCAGCCCTATCAAATCGGTTTACGTCTACAGCCGCGCCGAATGGACGGCGTTGGTGGTGCGCAAGGATTCGCCCTACAAGACCGTGGCCGATCTGAAAGGTAAAAAAATCGCCGCCACCAAGGGCACCGATCCGTACCTGTTTACCCTGCGCAGCCTGCAACAGGCAGGCCTGGGCAAAGACGATGTGGAACTGGTGCATTTGCAGCACCCGGACGGTCGCACTGCGCTGGAAAAAGGTGACATCGACGCCTGGGCCGGACTCGATCCGCACATGGCCGCGAGCCAGGTTCAGGCCGGCTCCCGGTTGCTCTATCGCAACACTCATTTCAACAGCTACGGCGTGGTCAGCGTCACCGACAGCTATGCCAAAGAACACCCACACACCATCGACACCGTACTGAATGCCTACGAGCAAGCTCGCGAGTGGGCGGTAAAAAATCCCGAGGAACTGGCGAAGCTACTCGCTGGCGAATCCGGTCTGCCGCTGGAAGTGGCCAAGCTGCAATTGTCGCGCACCGACCTGAGCAGCCCGCAACTGACCGCCAAGGATGTGATCGCCTCCAAGGCTGCCGCACCGATCCTGGTTTCCGAAGAACTGGTTCGTCGTGGGGTGAATGTCGATCAAGTGATCGACCAACTGATCGACATCGGCTTCAAAGAAACCGTGGCTCGTGTAGGAGCTGTCGAGTGA
- a CDS encoding ABC transporter substrate-binding protein, translated as MNLSRFVRSLLTSALFAAPLAYAAEPVVLHVGDQNYYNVRASVEASGVLKDAPYTVDWKHFQAAAPLAEALNTGALDLGFLGDSGFLFLAAKQAPVKLIGVSRQNPDTIALLVPKDSPVKTIADLKGKKVAYWPGAWSQQLTLRALEKADLPEDYVDFIKLMPIDAAAALPQGSIDAFPVWEPYISQQILFSGARPILTAKNLMPGLSAIAASTPSIDSKREAIADFLVRLKKARAWVDNHTDEYADLWAKKANLDQNVSRHWLRQAHMTVGPVDAQAAKDLQSTADFLFKVKALPAALATAPIIDSSFQQAFDQ; from the coding sequence ATGAACCTGTCCCGATTCGTGCGCAGTCTGCTGACTAGCGCACTGTTCGCCGCACCACTGGCTTACGCCGCCGAGCCCGTCGTCCTGCACGTCGGTGATCAGAACTACTACAACGTTCGCGCTTCGGTGGAGGCATCGGGCGTACTGAAAGACGCGCCTTATACTGTCGACTGGAAGCACTTCCAGGCCGCCGCGCCACTGGCCGAAGCGCTGAACACCGGCGCGCTGGATCTGGGTTTTCTCGGCGATTCGGGTTTTCTGTTCCTCGCCGCCAAGCAGGCGCCGGTGAAACTGATCGGCGTCTCGCGGCAAAACCCCGACACCATCGCCTTGCTGGTGCCCAAGGACTCACCGGTCAAAACCATCGCCGATCTGAAGGGTAAGAAAGTCGCTTATTGGCCCGGTGCCTGGAGCCAGCAACTGACCCTGCGCGCCCTTGAAAAAGCCGACCTGCCGGAAGACTATGTCGACTTCATCAAACTGATGCCGATCGATGCCGCCGCCGCGTTGCCTCAGGGCAGCATCGACGCGTTCCCGGTCTGGGAGCCTTACATCTCTCAGCAGATTCTGTTCTCCGGCGCCCGGCCGATCCTCACCGCCAAGAACCTGATGCCCGGCCTGAGCGCCATCGCCGCCTCGACGCCGTCGATCGACAGCAAACGCGAAGCCATTGCCGACTTTCTGGTGCGCCTGAAAAAGGCCCGGGCTTGGGTCGACAATCACACCGACGAGTACGCCGATCTCTGGGCGAAGAAAGCCAACCTTGACCAGAACGTCTCGCGCCATTGGTTGCGCCAGGCCCACATGACCGTCGGCCCGGTGGATGCGCAGGCCGCAAAGGATCTGCAAAGCACCGCGGACTTCCTGTTCAAGGTAAAAGCGCTGCCGGCTGCGTTGGCGACTGCACCGATTATCGACAGCTCGTTTCAGCAGGCGTTTGACCAGTAA